DNA sequence from the Candidatus Thermoplasmatota archaeon genome:
TCTTTTATGAAAAAAGAATAACACCTTTTGGGACAAGTGCAAAAGTCGATGCACCAAAAAAATACATAGGCAAACGAGCCTATGTTATCATCCTTAAAGACTGATTATGGAATTCTGTCCCAATGTCAAAATCATGCAATAATTTTATAATCATTATTCTGATTACATCTCGGATGCATAACTATCTTTAAGAGAGGGATAATTTTGACCGAACCAATTGCATATGAGCTTGCAAAAAAACAAAAAGAAATATCGGTAGCAGAATTCTTCGAACGAAACAAACATATCCTAGGATTTGGAAACCCAACCAGAGCATTACTGACCAGCGTAAAAGAAGGAGTTGATAATGCTTTGGACGCC
Encoded proteins:
- a CDS encoding DUF2080 family transposase-associated protein; protein product: FYEKRITPFGTSAKVDAPKKYIGKRAYVIILKD